In Hyphomicrobiales bacterium, a single genomic region encodes these proteins:
- the tuf gene encoding elongation factor Tu: MAKAKFERTKPHVNIGTVGHVDHGKTTLTAAITKFFGEFKAYDQIDAAPEEKARGITISTAHVEYETENRHYAHVDCPGHADYVKNMITGAAQMDGAILVVSAADGPMPQTREHILLARQVGVPAIVVYLNKCDQVDDEELLELVELEVRELLSSYEFPGDDIPIVKGSALVALEDGDKKLGEDSIRELMAEVDAYVPQPERPKDLPFLLPIEDVFSISGRGTVVTGRVERGVVKVGEEVEIVGIRPTTKTTCTGVEMFRKLLDQGEAGDNVGVLLRGTKREDVERGQILCKPGSVTPHTKFKAEAYILTKEEGGRHTPFFTNYRPQFYFRTTDVTGVVHLPEGTEMVMPGDNVHMDVELIVPIAMEEKLRFAIREGGRTVGAGVVAQIIE; this comes from the coding sequence ATGGCGAAAGCGAAGTTTGAGCGGACGAAGCCGCATGTGAACATCGGAACGGTTGGTCACGTTGACCATGGCAAGACGACGCTGACGGCGGCGATCACGAAGTTTTTCGGTGAGTTCAAGGCGTACGACCAGATCGACGCTGCGCCGGAAGAGAAGGCTCGCGGCATCACGATTTCGACGGCGCACGTCGAGTACGAGACGGAGAACCGTCACTATGCGCACGTCGACTGCCCGGGTCACGCTGACTACGTGAAGAACATGATCACGGGTGCGGCGCAGATGGACGGCGCGATCCTGGTGGTTTCGGCGGCCGACGGCCCGATGCCGCAGACCCGCGAGCACATCCTGCTTGCGCGTCAGGTCGGCGTTCCGGCGATCGTGGTTTATCTGAACAAGTGCGACCAGGTCGACGACGAGGAGCTTCTCGAGCTTGTTGAGCTCGAGGTTCGCGAGCTGCTTTCGTCGTACGAGTTCCCGGGCGACGACATTCCGATCGTCAAGGGTTCGGCGCTGGTTGCGCTGGAAGACGGCGACAAGAAGCTTGGTGAGGATTCGATCCGCGAGCTGATGGCCGAGGTTGACGCCTATGTGCCGCAGCCGGAGCGTCCGAAGGATCTTCCGTTCCTGCTGCCGATCGAAGACGTGTTCTCGATCTCGGGTCGCGGCACCGTTGTGACCGGCCGTGTCGAGCGTGGCGTCGTCAAGGTTGGTGAGGAAGTCGAGATTGTCGGCATTCGTCCGACGACGAAGACGACCTGCACGGGCGTCGAGATGTTCCGCAAGCTTCTCGACCAGGGCGAGGCCGGCGACAACGTTGGCGTTCTGCTTCGTGGCACGAAGCGTGAGGACGTCGAGCGCGGCCAGATTCTCTGCAAGCCGGGTTCGGTTACGCCGCACACCAAGTTCAAGGCCGAGGCGTACATCCTGACGAAGGAAGAGGGTGGCCGTCACACGCCGTTCTTCACGAACTATCGCCCGCAGTTCTACTTCCGCACGACGGACGTTACGGGTGTTGTTCATCTGCCGGAAGGCACCGAGATGGTGATGCCGGGCGACAACGTGCATATGGATGTCGAGCTGATCGTGCCGATCGCGATGGAAGAGAAGCTTCGCTTCGCCATCCGCGAAGGCGGTCGGACCGTCGGCGCCGGCGTCGTCGCTCAAATCATCGAGTAG
- a CDS encoding 23S rRNA (guanosine(2251)-2'-O)-methyltransferase RlmB, which translates to MTRPPSNNRKQRPHRRKPGTETAEGGPALLYGLHTVASALANPARTKLRLIATRNALARLPQELIPADLPIEIVNTPKDIDRRVTADAVHQGVLLEAEPLPERDLTSLGKARLVLILDQTTDPHNVGAIMRSAAAFAVDAIILPRRHSASETGVLAKSASGALDLVPLISVGSLADAIEQLKKEGFLCVGFDSEGPKPFEDVDLKAPLALVMGSEGKGLRPRTQEVCSELARLDMPGEIKSLNVSNATALALYIASRALG; encoded by the coding sequence ATGACCCGTCCGCCGAGCAACAATCGCAAACAGCGCCCGCACCGGCGCAAGCCGGGCACGGAAACCGCCGAGGGCGGGCCTGCCCTGCTCTATGGCCTGCACACGGTGGCAAGCGCGCTTGCCAATCCCGCCCGCACCAAGTTGCGGCTGATCGCCACCCGCAACGCGCTCGCCCGCCTGCCGCAGGAACTGATCCCTGCCGATCTCCCGATCGAGATCGTCAACACGCCGAAGGACATCGACCGCCGCGTGACCGCCGACGCTGTCCATCAGGGTGTGCTGCTTGAGGCCGAACCGCTGCCCGAGCGCGACCTGACCTCGCTCGGCAAGGCTCGCCTTGTCCTCATCCTCGACCAGACGACCGACCCGCACAATGTCGGCGCGATCATGCGGTCCGCCGCCGCCTTCGCGGTCGACGCCATCATCCTGCCGCGCCGTCACAGCGCCAGCGAGACCGGTGTCCTGGCGAAATCCGCCTCCGGCGCGCTCGACCTGGTGCCTCTGATTTCCGTCGGCAGCCTCGCCGACGCCATCGAACAATTGAAGAAGGAAGGGTTCCTGTGCGTCGGGTTCGACAGCGAGGGACCAAAGCCCTTCGAAGACGTCGACCTGAAAGCACCGCTTGCCCTGGTCATGGGCTCCGAGGGCAAGGGTCTTCGTCCGCGCACCCAGGAAGTCTGCAGCGAGTTGGCCCGCCTAGACATGCCCGGCGAGATCAAGAGCCTGAACGTCTCGAACGCCACCGCGCTCGCGCTCTACATCGCCTCACGCGCGCTTGGGTAA
- a CDS encoding homospermidine synthase — MTTHPKHGTITGPIVMIGFGSIGRGTLPLIERHFDFDPARLVVIDPVDTDRALVEERGFRFEKLAITRKNYRDLLPGLLTAGGGQGFCVNLSVDTSSLDIMKLCREIGALYIDTVVEPWAGFYFDADADNAARTNYALRQTVREEKQRSPGGTTAVSCCGANPGMVSWFVKQALVDVASASGIDFDEPAAADRDGWAKLMKRTGVKGIHIAERDTQRSVDPKPMNVFVNTWSVEGFISEGQQPAELGWGTHEKWMPKNAHHQGGKHGPAIYLDQPGAATRVRTWCPTPGAQYGFLVTHNESISIADYFTVRDADGDVAYRPTCHYAYHPANNAVLSLHEMFGNGGTPQPELRVMDENEIVDGIDELGVLLYGHKKNAYWYGSQLSIEETRELAPYQNATGLQVTSAVLAGMVWALENPEAGIVETDEMDYRRCLEVQLPYLGPVKGYYTDWTPLTNRNGLFPEKIDRDDPWQFRNVLVR, encoded by the coding sequence ATGACCACCCACCCCAAGCACGGCACCATCACCGGCCCGATCGTCATGATCGGCTTCGGTTCCATCGGTCGCGGCACGCTGCCGCTGATCGAGCGCCATTTCGATTTCGACCCGGCGCGGCTGGTGGTTATCGATCCGGTCGATACCGACCGGGCGCTGGTCGAGGAGCGCGGCTTCCGCTTCGAGAAGCTCGCCATCACCCGCAAGAACTACCGCGATTTGCTGCCGGGGCTGCTGACCGCCGGTGGCGGGCAGGGTTTTTGCGTCAACCTTTCGGTCGATACGTCCTCGCTCGATATCATGAAGCTGTGCCGGGAAATCGGCGCGCTCTACATCGACACTGTCGTCGAGCCGTGGGCGGGTTTTTATTTCGACGCCGACGCGGACAATGCCGCGCGCACCAACTATGCGCTGCGCCAGACGGTTCGCGAGGAAAAGCAGCGCTCGCCGGGCGGCACCACGGCGGTGTCCTGCTGCGGTGCCAATCCGGGCATGGTGTCGTGGTTCGTCAAGCAGGCGCTGGTCGATGTGGCCAGTGCGAGCGGTATCGATTTCGACGAACCGGCGGCGGCCGACCGCGACGGCTGGGCGAAGCTGATGAAGCGCACCGGCGTGAAGGGCATTCACATCGCCGAGCGTGACACCCAGCGCTCCGTCGATCCGAAGCCGATGAACGTCTTCGTCAACACCTGGTCGGTCGAAGGGTTCATTTCCGAAGGGCAGCAGCCGGCCGAACTCGGCTGGGGGACGCACGAGAAGTGGATGCCGAAGAACGCCCATCACCAGGGCGGCAAGCACGGTCCGGCGATCTATCTCGACCAGCCGGGGGCTGCAACCCGCGTGCGCACCTGGTGCCCGACGCCGGGCGCGCAGTACGGCTTCCTCGTCACCCACAACGAGTCGATCTCGATCGCCGACTATTTCACCGTCCGTGACGCAGATGGCGACGTCGCCTACCGGCCGACCTGCCACTACGCCTATCACCCGGCCAATAACGCGGTGCTGTCGCTGCACGAGATGTTCGGCAATGGCGGCACGCCGCAGCCGGAACTTCGCGTCATGGACGAGAACGAGATCGTCGACGGTATCGACGAACTCGGCGTGCTGCTCTACGGCCACAAGAAGAACGCCTACTGGTACGGCTCGCAGCTCTCCATCGAGGAAACGCGGGAGCTTGCGCCGTATCAGAACGCGACCGGCCTGCAGGTCACCTCGGCGGTGCTTGCCGGCATGGTCTGGGCGCTGGAAAACCCTGAGGCCGGCATCGTCGAGACCGACGAGATGGACTATCGCCGCTGCCTCGAGGTTCAGCTTCCCTATCTCGGCCCGGTGAAGGGCTACTACACGGACTGGACGCCGCTGACGAACCGCAACGGGTTGTTCCCGGAAAAGATCGATCGTGACGATCCCTGGCAGTTCCGAAACGTTCTGGTTCGGTAG
- a CDS encoding GNAT family N-acetyltransferase, whose product MDQSIAFVEEAETHIVAREALLDRTMGPIRFRRSSERLREGRLPAPGLALSVMAGSKLVGTVRLWNVRACGLGAGLMLGPLAVDEAWRGAGIAAGLVEMALKSAQADSYDAVILVGDAPYYGRFGFSAHTARRLAMPGPFERHRMLGLALKPGALERAHGTLRPSGAPALPIAAPANQPRFAFEAEQRAINGN is encoded by the coding sequence ATGGACCAGTCGATCGCCTTTGTCGAGGAGGCAGAAACTCATATTGTCGCCCGCGAGGCGTTACTCGACCGCACGATGGGGCCGATCCGGTTCCGTCGGTCGTCCGAGCGGCTTCGCGAAGGCCGGCTGCCGGCGCCGGGGCTTGCCCTTTCGGTGATGGCCGGGTCGAAGCTCGTCGGCACCGTGCGGCTGTGGAACGTGCGGGCCTGCGGGCTCGGCGCCGGGTTGATGCTCGGCCCGCTTGCCGTCGACGAAGCTTGGCGCGGAGCGGGGATCGCGGCGGGTCTGGTCGAGATGGCGCTGAAGTCGGCACAGGCTGATAGCTACGACGCCGTGATCCTGGTCGGTGATGCGCCGTATTACGGGCGCTTCGGATTTTCGGCCCATACCGCACGGCGTCTCGCCATGCCGGGACCGTTTGAGCGGCATCGCATGCTCGGTCTCGCGCTGAAGCCCGGCGCCCTGGAGCGGGCGCACGGAACCTTGCGGCCAAGCGGTGCCCCGGCGCTGCCGATCGCCGCCCCGGCCAATCAGCCGCGTTTCGCCTTTGAGGCGGAACAGCGCGCCATCAACGGGAACTGA
- a CDS encoding ornithine decarboxylase: protein MATDRILNFLAERRPEGPCLVVDLDVVRDNFEAYRSALPCTSIFYAVKANPAPEVLTLLAGLGSSFDCASVPEIEMALAAGATPDRISFGNTIKKERDIARAYAHGVNLFAVDAIEEVEKVSRAAPGAKVFCRILCDGAGAEWPLSRKFGCEPEMAITVLDHARANGLVPWGVSFHVGSQQTNIDAWDSALAEAARIFGAMRERGVELGLVNLGGGFPARYLKEVPTAQAYGNAIFDALTRHFGNRIPATIIEPGRGMVGSAGAIKAEVVLVSKKSAEDTMRWVYLDIGKFGGLAETMDEAIRYPIRTPRDYDHKAPCVLAGPTCDSADVLYEKTPYDLPISLTVGDEILIEGAGAYTTTYSAVAFNGFPPLQTYLI, encoded by the coding sequence ATGGCCACTGACCGCATTCTGAACTTCCTTGCCGAACGACGCCCGGAAGGCCCGTGCCTCGTTGTCGACCTCGACGTCGTGCGCGACAATTTCGAGGCCTATCGCAGCGCGCTGCCGTGCACGAGCATCTTCTATGCGGTGAAAGCCAATCCGGCGCCGGAGGTCCTGACCCTTCTGGCCGGTCTCGGGTCCTCGTTCGACTGCGCTTCGGTTCCTGAAATCGAGATGGCCCTTGCCGCCGGTGCGACGCCCGACCGCATCTCGTTCGGCAACACCATCAAGAAGGAACGCGACATCGCGCGCGCCTATGCCCACGGCGTGAACCTCTTCGCGGTCGACGCGATCGAGGAAGTCGAGAAGGTGTCCCGCGCGGCGCCCGGCGCGAAGGTGTTCTGCCGCATCCTGTGCGACGGCGCCGGCGCCGAATGGCCGCTGTCGCGCAAGTTCGGCTGCGAGCCGGAGATGGCCATCACCGTGCTCGACCACGCCCGTGCAAACGGCCTCGTCCCGTGGGGCGTGTCGTTCCACGTCGGTTCGCAGCAGACCAACATCGACGCCTGGGATTCGGCACTTGCCGAAGCCGCGCGGATCTTCGGTGCCATGCGCGAGCGCGGCGTCGAACTCGGCCTCGTCAATCTCGGTGGCGGCTTCCCCGCGCGCTACCTGAAGGAAGTGCCGACCGCGCAGGCCTATGGCAACGCCATCTTCGACGCGCTGACCCGCCATTTCGGCAATCGCATCCCGGCGACGATCATCGAGCCGGGTCGCGGCATGGTCGGCTCCGCCGGTGCCATCAAGGCGGAAGTGGTGCTGGTGTCGAAGAAGTCGGCCGAGGACACGATGCGCTGGGTCTATCTCGACATTGGCAAGTTCGGCGGTCTCGCCGAAACCATGGACGAGGCGATCCGCTATCCGATCCGCACGCCGCGCGATTACGACCACAAGGCACCGTGCGTGCTGGCCGGCCCGACCTGCGATTCCGCCGACGTGCTGTACGAGAAGACCCCGTACGATCTGCCGATTTCGCTCACCGTCGGTGACGAGATCCTGATCGAGGGTGCCGGCGCCTACACGACGACCTATTCGGCGGTTGCGTTCAACGGCTTCCCGCCGCTGCAGACCTACCTGATCTGA
- a CDS encoding GntR family transcriptional regulator, translating into MGSGVENGFDAVFSLPPGRALSICVQLQKAILEHRLKPGTKLSEDEVGRIFGASRTVARAALQALAHSALVTIERNRGAFVSRPSVREAHEVFEARALIEPRVAQMAAEAMTPSDMERLREHIASEHRAMKAGDKGEALSLSGLFHIAIADISGRQVLATIIRSLVSRSSLIIALYWKRPDTTCESHSHDALMKAFGEGDGQAAFEIMKSHIVDLHSGLDLVERPEQEPSLADIFGG; encoded by the coding sequence ATGGGATCGGGAGTCGAGAACGGGTTCGACGCGGTGTTTTCGCTGCCGCCGGGACGCGCGCTGTCGATCTGCGTCCAGCTTCAAAAGGCCATTCTGGAACATCGCCTGAAGCCCGGTACGAAGCTTTCGGAAGACGAGGTCGGGCGCATCTTCGGCGCCAGCCGGACCGTTGCGCGCGCCGCATTGCAGGCGCTTGCTCATTCCGCTCTCGTCACCATTGAACGCAACCGCGGTGCCTTCGTATCGCGGCCGTCGGTGCGCGAGGCGCATGAGGTGTTCGAGGCGCGGGCGCTGATCGAGCCGCGGGTGGCGCAGATGGCGGCGGAGGCGATGACGCCATCGGATATGGAACGTCTGCGCGAGCATATCGCTTCCGAGCACCGGGCGATGAAAGCCGGCGACAAGGGCGAGGCGCTGTCGCTCTCCGGCCTCTTTCACATCGCGATCGCCGACATCTCCGGTCGGCAGGTTCTGGCGACCATCATCCGTTCGCTGGTGTCGCGCTCCTCGCTGATCATCGCGCTCTACTGGAAACGACCGGACACGACCTGCGAGAGCCATTCGCACGACGCGCTGATGAAGGCGTTCGGCGAGGGCGACGGGCAGGCGGCTTTTGAAATCATGAAAAGCCATATCGTCGATCTGCATTCGGGCCTCGACCTTGTCGAGCGGCCCGAGCAGGAGCCGTCACTCGCCGATATTTTTGGCGGCTAA
- a CDS encoding Fe3+/spermidine/putrescine ABC transporter ATP-binding protein has product MTQQSALELASVTKRYGEMVAVDAISQKFAGGTYVCLLGPSGCGKSTTLRMIAGHETVTDGDIALGGNNITDLAPAKRGTAMMFQNYALFPHLTVLDNVAFSLKMRGTDKATRHARALELLELVHMGDYAGRLPAQLSGGQQQRVALARALITEPQVLLLDEPLSALDPFLRLHMRLELKRLQRELGISFIHVTHSQDEALALADEIIVMNAGRIEQAGSPHTVFNEPRTEFVARFIGGHNVLSGPSGPIAVRADRITLARDQAAGAVGATIHDIEYLGTTFAVALESSETGPITASVPEAVFFGAPFEIGDAVFASWNADDAHQLAV; this is encoded by the coding sequence ATGACCCAGCAAAGTGCCCTCGAACTGGCCTCGGTGACCAAACGCTACGGAGAGATGGTCGCCGTCGACGCGATCTCTCAGAAATTCGCCGGCGGCACCTATGTCTGCCTGCTCGGCCCCTCGGGCTGCGGCAAGTCGACGACGCTGCGTATGATCGCCGGCCACGAAACCGTCACGGACGGCGACATCGCGCTCGGCGGCAACAACATCACCGACCTGGCCCCGGCCAAGCGCGGCACCGCGATGATGTTCCAGAACTATGCCCTGTTCCCGCACCTCACCGTGCTCGACAACGTCGCTTTCAGCCTCAAGATGCGCGGCACCGACAAGGCGACCCGCCACGCCCGCGCCCTCGAACTTCTCGAGCTGGTCCATATGGGCGACTATGCCGGACGTCTGCCGGCGCAGCTTTCCGGTGGCCAGCAGCAGCGCGTCGCACTCGCCCGTGCCCTTATCACCGAGCCTCAGGTTCTCCTGCTCGACGAACCGCTCTCCGCCCTCGACCCGTTCCTGCGCCTGCATATGCGGCTTGAACTGAAGCGGCTGCAGCGCGAACTCGGCATCTCCTTCATCCATGTCACCCACTCGCAGGACGAGGCGCTGGCGCTTGCCGACGAGATCATCGTCATGAATGCCGGCCGCATCGAGCAGGCAGGCTCGCCGCACACCGTCTTCAACGAGCCGCGCACAGAATTCGTTGCCCGCTTCATCGGCGGCCACAACGTGTTGTCCGGCCCGTCCGGGCCGATCGCCGTGCGCGCCGACCGCATCACCCTCGCCCGCGATCAGGCCGCAGGCGCCGTCGGCGCGACCATCCACGACATCGAATATCTCGGCACCACTTTCGCCGTCGCGCTCGAAAGCAGCGAGACCGGACCCATCACCGCCTCGGTCCCCGAAGCGGTCTTTTTCGGCGCGCCGTTCGAGATCGGTGACGCCGTCTTCGCGTCCTGGAACGCCGACGACGCGCATCAGCTTGCGGTTTGA
- a CDS encoding ABC transporter substrate-binding protein, whose translation MTTAKGSKGIDRRSVLKGAAATAGAALGSGAVTGFPTIWAQNIKNVTLRQFGTGVSNLNEVAAKVKEDLGFTLEMTALDSDAVTQRAATQPKSFDIADIEYWICKKVLPAGNLQPMDVSKIKNYDKIVGIFKSGKLTPESTIAQGTAPHTVGFVDSPDATRFATEETGWMTLIPTIYNADTLGIRPDLIGRPIESWTELLNPEFKGKASILDISSIGIMDAAMVCEAMGEIKYGDKGNMTREEIDKTMAIFTEAKKAGQFRAFWKTFDESVNLMASGEVVIQSMWSPAITAVRSKGIPCVYQPLKEGYRSWGGGIGLSKNLSGLELEAAYEYINWYLSGWVGGFLMRQGYYSAVPETSKDFMSEDEWGFWFEGKAAQGDIVNPQGKVMEKAGAVRDGGSFYDRMGAVACWNAVMDENQYMVRKWNEFIAA comes from the coding sequence ATGACGACAGCAAAAGGCAGCAAAGGGATCGACCGCCGCTCGGTACTGAAGGGCGCAGCCGCCACCGCCGGCGCCGCACTCGGCTCGGGCGCCGTCACCGGCTTCCCGACCATCTGGGCGCAGAACATCAAGAACGTCACGCTGCGCCAGTTCGGCACTGGCGTGTCGAACCTCAACGAGGTCGCGGCGAAGGTGAAGGAAGACCTCGGCTTCACGCTCGAAATGACGGCGCTCGACTCCGACGCCGTGACCCAGCGCGCCGCCACCCAGCCCAAGAGCTTCGACATCGCCGACATCGAATACTGGATCTGCAAGAAGGTCTTGCCGGCCGGCAATCTGCAGCCGATGGATGTCTCCAAGATCAAGAATTACGACAAGATCGTCGGCATCTTCAAAAGCGGCAAGCTGACGCCGGAATCGACGATCGCCCAGGGCACCGCGCCGCACACCGTCGGCTTTGTCGACAGCCCGGACGCGACCAGGTTCGCCACCGAAGAGACCGGCTGGATGACCCTCATCCCGACGATCTACAACGCCGACACGCTCGGCATTCGCCCCGACCTCATCGGCCGGCCGATCGAATCCTGGACCGAGCTGCTGAACCCGGAATTCAAGGGCAAGGCCTCGATCCTCGACATCTCCTCGATCGGCATCATGGACGCCGCCATGGTCTGCGAGGCCATGGGTGAGATCAAATACGGCGACAAGGGCAACATGACCCGCGAAGAGATCGACAAGACCATGGCGATCTTCACCGAGGCCAAGAAGGCCGGCCAGTTCCGCGCCTTCTGGAAGACCTTCGACGAGAGCGTCAACCTGATGGCGTCGGGCGAAGTGGTGATCCAGTCGATGTGGTCGCCGGCGATCACCGCCGTGCGTTCCAAGGGCATCCCCTGCGTCTACCAGCCGCTCAAGGAAGGCTATCGCTCGTGGGGCGGCGGCATCGGCCTGTCGAAGAACCTGTCGGGCCTCGAGCTCGAAGCGGCCTACGAGTACATCAACTGGTACCTGTCCGGCTGGGTCGGCGGCTTCCTGATGCGCCAGGGCTACTACTCGGCCGTGCCGGAGACCTCGAAGGACTTCATGTCGGAAGACGAATGGGGCTTCTGGTTCGAGGGCAAGGCGGCACAGGGCGACATCGTCAACCCGCAAGGCAAGGTCATGGAAAAGGCCGGCGCCGTGCGCGACGGCGGCTCCTTCTACGACCGCATGGGCGCGGTCGCCTGCTGGAACGCCGTCATGGACGAGAACCAGTACATGGTCCGCAAGTGGAACGAATTCATCGCCGCCTGA
- a CDS encoding ABC transporter permease: MQSSDKASWLLVSPITLVLGLFLVLPILTIVTVSFWQYNEWTFYPAFSLENYQYLLTSKVTLDTYLKTFKFVILTWAFCAAIGFTVAYFLAFHVRSLTVQIALFLICTIPFWTSNIIRMISWIPFLGRNGLANSALIAAGVIDEPLDWLLFSDFAVVLAFVHLYALFMVVPVFNTMMRIDRSLIEAARDAGANGLQILTNVIIPLSKPGLMIGSIFVVTLVMGDFITVRFMSGGQSASVGRVISNEIGLLQYPAAAASAVVLLVTVLLMIAVMMRFVDIRKEL; the protein is encoded by the coding sequence ATGCAGAGTTCCGACAAGGCAAGCTGGTTGCTGGTCAGCCCGATCACCCTCGTCCTCGGCCTGTTCCTCGTCCTGCCGATCCTGACCATCGTCACCGTCAGCTTCTGGCAATACAACGAGTGGACCTTCTATCCGGCCTTTTCGCTGGAAAACTACCAGTATCTGCTGACTTCGAAGGTCACCCTCGACACCTATCTCAAGACCTTCAAATTCGTCATTCTGACCTGGGCGTTCTGCGCCGCGATCGGCTTCACGGTCGCCTATTTCCTCGCCTTCCACGTCCGCTCGCTGACCGTGCAGATCGCGCTCTTCCTCATCTGCACGATCCCATTCTGGACCTCGAACATCATCCGCATGATTTCTTGGATCCCGTTCCTCGGCCGCAACGGCCTGGCGAATTCGGCCCTGATCGCCGCCGGCGTCATCGACGAACCGCTCGACTGGCTGCTGTTCTCCGACTTCGCCGTGGTGCTCGCCTTCGTCCACCTCTACGCGCTGTTCATGGTGGTGCCGGTGTTCAACACCATGATGCGCATCGACAGGTCGCTCATCGAGGCGGCCCGCGACGCCGGCGCCAACGGCCTGCAGATCCTCACCAATGTGATCATCCCGCTGTCGAAGCCCGGCCTGATGATCGGCTCGATCTTCGTCGTTACCCTCGTCATGGGCGACTTCATCACCGTGCGCTTCATGTCAGGCGGCCAGAGCGCCTCCGTCGGCCGCGTCATCTCCAACGAGATCGGCCTCCTGCAATACCCGGCAGCGGCCGCCAGCGCCGTCGTCCTGCTCGTCACCGTCCTCTTGATGATTGCGGTGATGATGCGCTTCGTCGACATCAGGAAGGAGCTTTAG
- a CDS encoding ABC transporter permease codes for MEPRSRSFYLLAAFFALFVLFLYGPIVTIGILAFQGPNGGLTFPMNGVSVHWFFNLFEQQAVGDFWGAFSRSLVLGLMVMVTTVVLSVMGGLAYRRRFRGSTVLFYLVIASLIIPSILISLGVGLIFNIADLEVHWSTSGFGAQLTWTLPFGLLIMFAVFNRFDKTYEEAARDLGASTWQTFRYVVLPMIAPSLIGVALFGFTLSYDEFARTLLTSGSYNTLPLEIFGMTTNVTTPVLYALGTLTTIFSFFIIATFLAIAMIMRRRRARLGSDAGKGLV; via the coding sequence ATGGAACCCCGCTCCCGCTCCTTCTATTTGCTCGCCGCCTTCTTCGCGCTCTTCGTGCTGTTTCTTTATGGCCCGATCGTCACCATCGGCATCCTCGCCTTTCAGGGCCCGAATGGCGGCCTCACCTTCCCCATGAACGGCGTTTCCGTTCACTGGTTCTTCAACCTGTTCGAGCAGCAGGCCGTCGGCGACTTCTGGGGCGCCTTCAGTCGCTCACTGGTGCTCGGCCTGATGGTGATGGTGACCACCGTGGTGCTCTCGGTGATGGGCGGACTTGCCTACCGCCGCCGCTTCCGCGGCTCGACCGTGTTGTTCTACCTGGTGATCGCCAGCCTGATCATACCCTCCATCCTGATCTCGCTCGGCGTCGGCCTCATCTTCAACATCGCCGACCTCGAGGTGCACTGGTCGACATCGGGCTTCGGCGCCCAGCTGACCTGGACGCTGCCCTTCGGCCTCTTGATCATGTTCGCTGTCTTCAACCGCTTCGACAAAACCTACGAGGAAGCCGCCCGCGACCTCGGCGCCTCGACCTGGCAGACGTTCCGCTATGTGGTGCTGCCGATGATCGCGCCGAGCCTGATTGGCGTAGCCCTGTTCGGCTTCACACTCTCCTATGATGAATTCGCTCGCACCCTGCTGACCTCTGGCTCGTACAACACATTGCCGCTCGAGATCTTCGGCATGACCACCAACGTCACCACGCCGGTGCTCTACGCGCTTGGCACGCTGACGACGATCTTCTCCTTCTTCATCATCGCCACCTTCCTCGCCATCGCGATGATCATGCGCCGCCGCAGAGCCCGTCTCGGCTCGGACGCCGGAAAGGGACTGGTCTGA
- a CDS encoding Asp/Glu/hydantoin racemase, whose amino-acid sequence MRFLVINPNCTASMTDTIAEAAEGAASAGTHIVARNPVGGPAAIQGPEDGTAALPGLFDLFRSEVLDTGAYDAAIIACFDDTGLWELKQRASIPVIGIGEAAFHAAMLVGQRFSVVTTLAVSVPVIEENLKRYGFAERCARVRASGVPVLDLENDPESSIRAIRNAISAAIAEDNCDAIVLGCAGMADLPLQLTEEFGLPVIDGVAAAISLAEAIHNCGAA is encoded by the coding sequence ATGCGTTTTCTCGTCATCAACCCGAACTGCACCGCGAGCATGACCGACACCATCGCGGAAGCCGCAGAAGGCGCCGCCAGCGCTGGAACCCATATCGTCGCCCGCAATCCGGTCGGCGGGCCGGCCGCCATTCAGGGTCCCGAGGATGGCACCGCTGCCCTCCCCGGCCTGTTCGACCTGTTTCGTTCCGAAGTCCTCGACACCGGCGCCTATGACGCCGCGATCATCGCCTGCTTCGATGACACAGGTCTGTGGGAGCTGAAGCAGCGCGCCTCGATCCCCGTCATCGGCATCGGCGAAGCCGCCTTTCATGCCGCCATGCTGGTCGGCCAGCGGTTTTCGGTCGTCACGACGCTCGCGGTCTCGGTGCCAGTGATCGAGGAAAACCTGAAGCGCTATGGCTTTGCCGAACGCTGCGCCCGCGTCCGCGCCTCTGGCGTCCCCGTCCTCGACCTCGAAAACGACCCCGAAAGCTCGATCCGCGCGATCCGCAATGCCATCAGCGCTGCCATCGCCGAAGATAACTGCGATGCAATCGTGCTAGGCTGCGCCGGGATGGCCGATCTCCCCCTCCAACTGACCGAAGAGTTCGGCCTGCCGGTGATCGACGGCGTCGCCGCCGCAATATCGCTCGCCGAGGCCATCCATAATTGCGGAGCGGCCTGA